A window from Brassica oleracea var. oleracea cultivar TO1000 unplaced genomic scaffold, BOL UnpScaffold00924, whole genome shotgun sequence encodes these proteins:
- the LOC106320439 gene encoding phosphatidylglycerol/phosphatidylinositol transfer protein-like, with the protein MGFWDNGALSTPYMSSFCDESCVSHVPLFEISFDSVISSPRLSSPIVRAATTDVQYCEKNAEYGVKVKEVNIAPNPIARGEPATFTISANTWRGITGGKLVIEVTYFGWHIHSETHDLCSETTCSVETGDFLVAHSQVLPGYTPPFEALDGRV; encoded by the exons ATGGGTTTTTgggataatggtgctctaagcACCCCATACATGTCCTCTTT TTGTGACGAGTCTTGCGTCTCTCACGTCCCTCTCTTTGAGATTAGCTTTGACTCTGTAATCTCTTCTCCTCGTCTCTCTTCTCCTATTGTTCGAGCCGCCACCACTGATGTCCAATACTGTG AGAAGAATGCAGAGTACGGAGTAAAAGTGAAAGAGGTTAATATAGCGCCTAATCCTATAGCTCGAGGCGAGCCAGCTACCTTTACCATCTCTGCCAACACAT ggCGTGGGATTACGGGTGGGAAGTTGGTGATTGAAGTTACATACTTTGGATGGCACATTCACTCTGAGACTCATGACCTTTGCTCTGAGACAACTTGTTCTGTTGAAACAGGAGACTTCTTGGTTGCACACTCTCAAGTTCTTCCTGGTTACACTCCTCCT TTTGAAGCGTTAGATGGTAGGGTTTGA
- the LOC106320441 gene encoding glutamate receptor 2.2-like: protein MSGLQTRRLPCYVSICLFPIFILLVLSFRQGLLSTSVNISELEALGSSQLGPKLLQTLSRVQFKGLAGDFRFMNGQLQPSVFEIINVVGTGERSIGFWTEENGLVKKIDQEPQSVEALSTWKYYLKYIIWPGEADSAPKGWEIPTNGKKLRIGVPKRTGYTDLVKVTRNPITNSTVVTGFCIEFFEAVIRAMPYDVSYEFIPFEKGNGEAAGNYNDLVHQVYLERYDAVVGDTTILANRSSYVDFTLPFIKSGVGLIVPMDDLVNRDHFSFLKPLSWKLWVTSFVFFFFIGFTVWVVEHRVNPDFQGPKRYQASTIFWFAFSTMVFAPRERVFTFGARILVITWYFILLVLTQSYTASLASLLTTQKLNRTITSMRSLLERGERVGYQRTSFIFGKLKEAGFSSSTLVPFDTPEESDEFLRNGPENGGISAAFLETPYLRLFLGQYCNNYKMVEEPLNVEGFGFVNRNSFFFAGVSRAILKVAESPKAMELQHAWFKKKEESCPDPVTSPDPNPYVTSRQLGVDSFRLLFIGVFVICIITLGKFTFCFLKKTEGNDSYINRVEKCSCWSKQQTVHDRSQARQPQ from the exons ATGTCGGGACTACAAACTCGGAGGTTGCCATGCTATGTGTCAATTTGTCTCTTTCCGATTTTTATTCTTCTCGTCCTGAGTTTCAGACAAGGCTTGTTGTCAACGTCGGTGAATATTTCTGAACTTGAAGCTCTTGGTTCATCACAATTAGGTCCAAAGCTTCTCCAGACACTATCAAGAGTTCAATTCAAAGGACTTGCAGGAGATTTCCGTTTTATGAATGGACAACTTCAACCATCAGTGTTTGAGATTATTAATGTGGTCGGAACGGGAGAAAGGTCAATAGGATTCTGGACAGAGGAAAATGGTCTTGTCAAGAAAATAGACCAAGAACCTCAAAGTGTGGAAGCTTTATCTACTTGGAAATATTATCTTAAATACATTATATGGCCTGGAGAGGCTGATTCTGCTCCCAAAGGATGGGAGATTCCGACTAATGGGAAGAAGTTGCGCATAGGAGTTCCAAAGAGAACCGGTTACACTGATCTTGTGAAGGTCACAAGAAATCCTATCACCAATTCAACGGTAGTCACAGGTTTCTGCATAGAATTCTTTGAGGCTGTGATTCGAGCAATGCCTTATGACGTCTCCTATGAGTTCATACCTTTTGAGAAAGGCAATGGTGAAGCAGCCGGCAATTACAACGACTTGGTCCACCAAGTGTACCTTGAG AGATATGATGCGGTTGTGGGAGATACAACAATACTGGCAAACAGGTCCTCCTATGTCGATTTTACACTCCCTTTCATTAAATCAGGTGTGGGATTGATTGTACCAATGGATGACCTAGTGAATAGAGATCACTTCAGCTTCTTGAAACCTTTGTCATGGAAACTATGGGTTACTTcctttgtctttttcttctttattggCTTTACTGTTTGGGTTGTTGAGCATAGGGTTAATCCTGACTTTCAAGGACCGAAAAGATACCAAGCTAGTACCATATTCTGGTTTGCTTTCTCTACCATGGTTTTTGCTCCAA GAGAAAGGGTGTTCACCTTTGGAGCGAGGATCTTGGTTATCACATGGTACTTCATCCTTCTCGTGTTGACTCAAAGTTACACAGCCAGTTTAGCCTCACT TCTGACCACACAAAAACTTAATCGAACCATAACTAGCATGCGTAGCTTGCTTGAGAGAGGAGAAAGAGTGGGTTATCAGAGAACATCGTTCATCTTCGGAAAGCTTAAAGAAGCAGGTTTCTCGTCATCTACCCTTGTGCCCTTTGATACGCCAGAAGAAAGCGATGAATTTCTCAGAAATGGACCAGAAAATGGTGGAATCTCTGCAGCTTTCTTGGAAACACCTTACTTGAGACTCTTTCTCGGACAATATTGCAACAACTATAAAATGGTTGAAGAACCTCTGAATGTTGAAGGATTTGGCTTCGTAA AtcgaaactcttttttttttgcaggtgtTTCAAGGGCTATCTTGAAAGTAGCAGAGTCACCAAAAGCCATGGAACTTCAGCATGCGTGGttcaagaagaaagaagaaagttgTCCAGACCCAGTCACCAGTCCAGATCCAAATCCATATGTTACCTCTAGACAACTTGGTGTAGACAGTTTCCGGCTTCTGTTTATAGGCGTGTTTGTTATATGCATTataaccctcggaaaattcacTTTCTGTTTCCTAAAGAAGACTGAAGGGAATGATTCGTATATCAACCGGGTAGAGAAATGTTCATG